In one Cronobacter dublinensis subsp. dublinensis LMG 23823 genomic region, the following are encoded:
- the entH gene encoding proofreading thioesterase EntH, producing the protein MIWKRHMTLEALNATSVGTLVEHLGIIYTRIGDDLLEATMPVDTRTHQPFGLLHGGASAALAETLGSMAGYLTTRDGQCVVGTEVSASHHRAVSQGQVRGVCQPLHLGRQSQCWEIVIFDEQGRRCCTSRLSTAILG; encoded by the coding sequence ATGATCTGGAAACGTCACATGACGCTTGAGGCGCTCAACGCGACCAGCGTCGGCACGCTAGTGGAGCATCTCGGCATTATCTATACCCGCATCGGCGACGATTTGCTGGAGGCGACCATGCCAGTGGATACCCGCACCCATCAGCCGTTCGGTCTGTTGCACGGCGGGGCCTCGGCGGCACTCGCTGAAACGCTCGGCTCGATGGCGGGTTACCTCACCACCCGCGACGGGCAGTGCGTGGTGGGCACCGAGGTCAGCGCGTCGCATCACCGTGCGGTATCGCAGGGCCAGGTGCGCGGCGTCTGCCAGCCGCTGCATCTCGGGCGACAAAGCCAGTGCTGGGAAATCGTAATTTTCGACGAGCAAGGACGGCGCTGCTGCACCAGCCGGTTGAGCACGGCAATTCTGGGATAG
- the entA gene encoding 2,3-dihydro-2,3-dihydroxybenzoate dehydrogenase EntA: MTLDFSGQTVWVTGAGKGIGYATARAFAQAGATVTGFDLAFPHADYPFACETLDVADAAGVAAVCQRLLRDDARLDVLVNAAGILRMGATDALALDDWQQTLAVNVGGAFNFFQQTMATFRAQKRGAIVTVASDAAHTPRIGMSAYGASKAALKSLALTVGLELASCGVRCNLVSPGSTDTDMQRTLWHSDDAEQQRIRGFAEQFKLGIPLGKIAQPQEVANTILFLASDLASHITLQDLVIDGGSTLGA, translated from the coding sequence ATGACGCTGGATTTCAGCGGCCAGACGGTCTGGGTCACGGGCGCGGGCAAAGGCATCGGCTACGCCACCGCGCGGGCGTTTGCGCAGGCCGGTGCGACGGTGACCGGCTTCGACCTCGCGTTCCCGCATGCCGATTATCCGTTCGCCTGTGAGACGCTCGACGTGGCGGATGCCGCCGGAGTGGCGGCGGTCTGTCAGCGTTTGCTGCGGGACGACGCACGCCTCGACGTGCTGGTGAACGCGGCGGGCATTCTGCGCATGGGGGCCACGGACGCGCTCGCGCTGGACGACTGGCAGCAGACGCTCGCGGTGAACGTCGGCGGCGCGTTTAATTTTTTCCAGCAGACGATGGCAACATTCCGCGCGCAGAAGCGTGGGGCTATCGTGACGGTCGCCTCGGACGCCGCGCACACGCCGCGTATCGGGATGTCGGCGTATGGCGCGTCGAAGGCGGCGCTCAAGAGCCTGGCGCTGACCGTGGGGCTGGAGCTGGCGTCCTGCGGGGTGCGCTGCAATCTGGTGTCGCCGGGCTCGACCGATACCGATATGCAACGCACGTTATGGCACAGTGACGATGCCGAACAGCAGCGCATTCGCGGGTTCGCGGAGCAGTTTAAGCTCGGTATTCCGCTTGGAAAAATCGCGCAGCCGCAGGAGGTGGCGAACACGATTTTGTTCCTGGCCTCCGATCTGGCCAGCCACATTACGCTGCAGGATCTCGTTATCGACGGCGGCTCAACGCTTGGGGCATAA
- a CDS encoding (2,3-dihydroxybenzoyl)adenylate synthase: MTIPYTRWPDDFAARYRAKGYWLDLPLTDIVSRHAQSAATAVIDGERRFSYRELDAASKRLAGALSRRGLKNGDTALVQLGNVAEFYIVFFALLKIGVAPVNALFSHQRTELDAYARQIAPALLIADREHALFADDAYADALAAKTPTLRLTLLRGDTLEALIAEPQAGFTPAPSAADEVAFFQLSGGSTGTPKLIPRTHNDYYYSIRRSTELCAFSRETRYLCALPAAHNYPLSSPGALGVFFAEGCVVLARDPSATLCFPLIEQHQINVTALVPPAVSLWLQAIQEWGTNRALASLKLLQVGGARLSDTLAARIPAEIGCQLQQVFGMAEGLVNYTRLDDPDARIFTTQGCPMSPDDEVWVADEDGNPLPRGQVGRLMTRGPYTFRGYYNSPAHNASAFDDNGFYCSGDLIAIDEHGYITVQGREKDQINRGGEKIAAEEIENLLLGHEAIVHAGLVSMEDSLLGEKSCAYIVTNRAVKAVEIRRYLRELGVADFKLPDRVERVDALPLTPVGKVDKKQLRLWLAARQSATE, from the coding sequence ATGACTATTCCTTATACCCGCTGGCCGGATGATTTCGCCGCGCGCTACCGCGCCAAAGGCTACTGGCTCGACCTGCCGCTCACCGATATTGTGAGCCGCCACGCGCAGAGCGCCGCGACCGCGGTTATCGACGGCGAGCGCCGCTTCAGCTATCGCGAACTGGACGCTGCCTCCAAGCGGCTTGCGGGCGCGCTGTCGCGCCGTGGCCTGAAAAACGGCGACACCGCGCTGGTGCAGCTTGGCAACGTGGCGGAGTTTTACATTGTCTTCTTCGCGCTCTTGAAAATCGGCGTCGCGCCGGTCAATGCGCTCTTCAGCCATCAGCGCACCGAGCTTGACGCCTACGCGCGCCAGATTGCGCCCGCGCTGCTCATTGCCGACCGCGAGCACGCGCTCTTTGCCGATGACGCTTACGCCGACGCGCTGGCCGCGAAAACGCCAACGCTGCGCCTGACGCTGCTGCGCGGCGATACCCTGGAGGCGCTTATCGCCGAGCCGCAGGCCGGTTTCACACCCGCGCCATCTGCCGCCGATGAAGTGGCGTTTTTCCAGCTCTCCGGCGGCAGCACCGGCACGCCGAAGCTTATTCCGCGCACGCACAACGACTACTACTACAGCATCCGCCGCAGCACAGAGCTCTGCGCCTTCAGCCGCGAGACGCGCTATCTCTGCGCGCTGCCCGCCGCCCATAACTACCCGTTAAGCTCGCCCGGCGCGCTCGGCGTGTTTTTCGCCGAAGGCTGCGTGGTGCTGGCGCGCGACCCAAGCGCGACGCTCTGCTTCCCGCTGATTGAACAGCACCAGATTAACGTCACCGCGCTGGTGCCGCCCGCCGTCAGCCTCTGGCTGCAGGCCATTCAGGAGTGGGGCACCAATCGCGCGCTGGCGTCGCTTAAGCTCCTGCAGGTCGGTGGCGCGCGGCTCTCCGACACGCTCGCCGCGCGTATTCCGGCGGAGATCGGCTGCCAGCTTCAGCAGGTGTTCGGCATGGCCGAGGGGCTGGTGAACTACACCCGCCTTGACGACCCGGATGCGCGCATTTTCACGACCCAGGGCTGTCCGATGAGCCCGGACGATGAAGTCTGGGTGGCCGATGAAGATGGCAATCCGCTGCCGCGCGGCCAGGTGGGGCGCCTGATGACGCGCGGCCCGTACACCTTCCGGGGCTACTACAACAGCCCGGCGCACAACGCCAGCGCCTTTGACGACAACGGGTTTTACTGCTCCGGCGATCTGATAGCGATTGACGAACACGGCTACATCACCGTTCAGGGCCGCGAGAAAGATCAGATCAACCGCGGCGGCGAGAAGATCGCCGCCGAAGAGATAGAAAACCTGCTGCTTGGACATGAGGCCATCGTCCACGCGGGGCTGGTCTCGATGGAAGACAGCCTGCTCGGCGAGAAGAGCTGCGCCTATATCGTCACTAACCGGGCTGTTAAAGCGGTGGAGATCCGCCGTTATCTGCGCGAGCTGGGCGTCGCCGATTTCAAACTGCCGGACCGCGTGGAGCGCGTCGATGCGCTGCCGCTCACGCCAGTCGGCAAAGTGGATAAAAAACAACTGCGTCTCTGGCTGGCGGCGCGCCAGTCTGCAACCGAGTAA
- a CDS encoding isochorismatase: MAIPKLNAYALPGAADLPQNKVSWAFEPQRAALLIHDMQEYFLNFWGENCPMIEQVVANIAALRQYCKAQGIPVYYTAQPNQQSDADRALLNDMWGPGLNNHPDKQKVVAALAPDADDTVLVKWRYSAFHRSPLEQALKEMGRDQLIICGVYAHIGCMITATDAFMRDIKPFMVADALADFSREEHLMALTYVAGRAGRVVMTADLLPDAEPDVPDSKAALRARVLPLLDESDEPEDDENLIDYGLDSVRMMALAARWRKVHGDIDFVMLAKNPTIDAWWALLSREPQA, from the coding sequence ATGGCTATCCCTAAACTGAACGCCTATGCGCTGCCGGGCGCAGCGGATCTCCCGCAAAACAAAGTCAGCTGGGCCTTTGAGCCGCAGCGCGCGGCGCTGCTTATCCACGACATGCAGGAGTATTTCCTTAATTTCTGGGGCGAGAACTGCCCGATGATTGAACAGGTGGTGGCGAATATCGCCGCGCTGCGCCAGTACTGCAAAGCGCAGGGCATTCCGGTGTATTACACCGCGCAGCCGAATCAGCAGAGCGACGCCGACCGCGCGCTCTTAAACGACATGTGGGGGCCGGGGCTTAATAACCATCCCGATAAACAAAAAGTGGTGGCGGCGCTCGCGCCAGATGCCGACGACACGGTGCTGGTGAAGTGGCGTTACAGCGCCTTTCATCGCTCACCGCTGGAGCAGGCGCTGAAAGAGATGGGCCGCGACCAGCTGATCATTTGCGGCGTCTACGCGCATATTGGCTGCATGATCACCGCCACCGACGCTTTTATGCGCGATATCAAGCCGTTTATGGTGGCCGACGCGCTGGCCGATTTTAGCCGTGAAGAGCATCTGATGGCGCTGACGTATGTCGCGGGCCGCGCCGGGCGCGTGGTGATGACCGCCGACCTGTTGCCCGACGCTGAGCCTGACGTGCCGGACAGCAAAGCGGCGCTGCGTGCGCGGGTATTGCCGCTGCTGGATGAGTCCGACGAGCCGGAAGATGACGAGAACCTCATCGATTACGGGCTCGATTCCGTGCGCATGATGGCGCTCGCGGCGCGCTGGCGCAAAGTGCATGGCGATATCGACTTCGTGATGCTGGCGAAAAACCCGACCATCGACGCCTGGTGGGCGCTGCTTTCCAGGGAGCCGCAGGCATGA
- a CDS encoding YbdD/YjiX family protein: MFDTLAKAGKYLGQAAKMMIGVPDYDNYVEHMRVNHPDQTPMTYEEFFRERQDARYGAKGGAKCC, translated from the coding sequence ATGTTCGATACCCTTGCTAAAGCCGGGAAATACCTCGGCCAGGCCGCGAAGATGATGATCGGCGTGCCGGATTACGACAACTACGTTGAACACATGCGCGTTAATCACCCGGACCAGACGCCGATGACCTACGAAGAATTCTTCCGCGAACGCCAGGACGCCCGTTACGGTGCGAAGGGCGGCGCGAAATGCTGCTAA
- a CDS encoding MFS transporter, giving the protein MASVHSDGDASLLAHRSFVAFWLARTCSGFGFQMLSIVVGWQIYALTHSAFYLGLIGLVQFLPSVTLALWAGHIADQRDRRRVVLIGQLVEWLAIGALAAATVAHLADVKIILGLIFIISVAKVMEAPSLQSMLPALVPPALLARATAASAVSSQAAMIMGPALGGLLYVFGAQVVYALTAVLYLISVVMVSRLRYEQAPPTRQPASLATLFAGVKFIRERPDVLGVISLDLFAVLLGGATALLPIYAHDILHTGPWGLGLLRAAPAVGALLVGFWLSRRSLEKNVGMIMFLSVAGFGVATLVFALSSNLWLSLIALFATGGFDMVSMVIRGALVQLDTPNEMLGRVNAVNSIFINTSNQLGEFESGMLAALLGTVPAAAIGGIGTLVVVGLWMRLFPSLRKRQRLEEPKPQTA; this is encoded by the coding sequence ATGGCTTCTGTACACTCTGACGGCGACGCGTCCCTGCTGGCGCATCGCTCGTTCGTCGCCTTCTGGCTGGCGCGCACCTGCTCCGGCTTCGGTTTCCAGATGTTGTCTATCGTGGTGGGCTGGCAGATTTACGCCCTCACCCACAGCGCGTTTTATCTCGGCCTGATAGGCCTGGTGCAGTTTCTGCCGTCGGTGACGCTGGCGCTCTGGGCCGGGCATATCGCCGACCAGCGCGACCGCCGTCGGGTGGTTTTGATTGGTCAGTTGGTGGAGTGGCTCGCCATCGGCGCGCTGGCCGCCGCGACCGTCGCGCACCTCGCTGATGTAAAAATTATCCTCGGACTGATTTTTATTATCTCCGTCGCCAAAGTGATGGAGGCGCCGTCGCTGCAGTCGATGCTCCCGGCGCTGGTGCCGCCCGCATTGCTGGCGCGCGCCACGGCGGCAAGCGCGGTCTCAAGCCAGGCGGCGATGATCATGGGCCCGGCGCTCGGCGGCCTGCTGTATGTCTTCGGCGCGCAGGTGGTGTACGCGCTCACCGCCGTGCTGTACCTGATTTCGGTCGTGATGGTCAGCCGCCTGCGGTATGAGCAGGCCCCCCCGACGCGCCAGCCGGCGAGCCTCGCCACGCTCTTCGCGGGCGTGAAGTTTATTCGCGAGCGCCCGGACGTGCTGGGCGTGATTTCGCTCGATCTCTTTGCGGTACTGCTGGGTGGGGCCACCGCGCTGCTGCCGATTTACGCGCACGATATTCTCCACACCGGGCCGTGGGGGCTCGGGCTGCTGCGGGCCGCGCCTGCGGTCGGCGCGCTGCTGGTTGGGTTCTGGTTAAGCCGCCGATCGCTTGAGAAAAACGTCGGGATGATTATGTTTCTTTCGGTGGCCGGTTTTGGCGTGGCGACGCTGGTGTTTGCGCTCTCCAGCAACCTCTGGCTGTCGCTCATCGCGCTCTTCGCGACAGGCGGGTTTGATATGGTGAGCATGGTTATCCGCGGCGCGCTGGTTCAGCTCGACACGCCGAACGAGATGCTGGGCCGCGTGAATGCCGTGAACTCGATTTTTATCAACACCTCGAACCAGCTCGGCGAGTTTGAGTCCGGCATGCTGGCGGCCCTGCTCGGCACCGTGCCTGCGGCAGCTATCGGCGGCATCGGCACGCTCGTCGTGGTGGGCCTGTGGATGCGCCTGTTTCCGTCGCTGCGTAAACGCCAGCGGCTCGAAGAGCCAAAGCCCCAGACCGCCTGA
- the entC gene encoding isochorismate synthase EntC, protein MDTSLAGECRKATASLSSDSFFFMSPYHSFTTRGCFARIDTPAVDGEARHGVFQTALRDAFDRARRSGIARPMVVGAIPFDTRQPSALFIPESRSDFTPAGYALPERAAAPRVKSRTELPEQEAFMAMVARAAALTDTPEVSKIVLSRLIDLTTDTPPDSLALLARLVAQNPASFNFHVPLPDGGTLLGASPELLLRKDGNTFSSLPLAGSARRHADAREDNAAGQALLCSAKDRHEHELVTQAMRDLLVPRSHRLAMPGAPELITTPTLWHLATPVEGETRFADDNALSLACLLHPTPALSGFPHEAAKASIAELEPFDRELFGGIVGWCDAEGNGEWVVTIRCARLCGNQVRLFAGAGIVPASDPLSEWRETGTKLSTMLHVLGLH, encoded by the coding sequence ATGGACACGTCACTGGCCGGGGAGTGCCGCAAGGCTACCGCATCCCTTTCATCTGACAGCTTTTTCTTCATGTCGCCTTATCACAGTTTCACGACCCGCGGCTGTTTCGCGCGGATCGATACGCCAGCCGTAGATGGCGAAGCCCGCCATGGTGTGTTTCAGACCGCGCTGCGCGACGCCTTTGACCGCGCCCGGCGTAGCGGCATTGCGCGCCCGATGGTGGTCGGGGCGATCCCGTTCGACACCCGCCAGCCTTCCGCGCTGTTTATTCCCGAAAGCCGCAGCGACTTCACGCCCGCCGGTTATGCGCTGCCCGAACGCGCCGCCGCGCCGCGCGTGAAAAGCCGTACAGAACTCCCGGAGCAGGAGGCGTTTATGGCGATGGTGGCGCGCGCCGCCGCGCTGACCGACACGCCTGAGGTGAGCAAAATCGTGCTCTCCCGGCTTATCGACCTTACCACCGACACACCGCCGGACAGCCTCGCGTTGCTGGCGCGGCTGGTGGCGCAAAACCCCGCGAGCTTTAACTTCCACGTGCCGCTGCCGGATGGTGGCACGCTGCTTGGCGCGAGCCCGGAACTGCTGCTGCGCAAAGATGGCAATACGTTCAGCTCGCTGCCGCTGGCGGGCTCCGCGCGCCGCCACGCCGACGCGCGTGAGGATAACGCGGCCGGGCAGGCGCTGCTTTGCTCCGCCAAAGACCGGCACGAGCATGAACTGGTGACGCAGGCGATGCGCGACCTCCTCGTGCCGCGCAGCCATCGCCTGGCGATGCCGGGCGCGCCGGAGCTTATCACCACGCCGACGCTCTGGCATCTCGCGACGCCGGTCGAGGGCGAGACGCGCTTTGCGGACGATAACGCGCTGTCGCTCGCCTGCCTGTTGCACCCGACGCCCGCGCTAAGCGGCTTCCCGCACGAGGCGGCGAAAGCGTCTATCGCCGAACTGGAGCCGTTCGATCGCGAGCTGTTCGGCGGCATCGTCGGCTGGTGTGATGCCGAGGGCAACGGCGAGTGGGTGGTGACCATCCGCTGTGCGCGGCTGTGCGGCAATCAGGTCCGGCTGTTCGCGGGCGCGGGCATTGTCCCGGCGTCCGACCCGCTTTCGGAGTGGCGCGAAACCGGCACCAAACTCTCCACCATGCTTCACGTTTTAGGGCTTCACTGA
- a CDS encoding helix-turn-helix domain-containing protein — protein sequence MLNAQIIHDKQGNPEYAVIPYELYLSMLAQLEDDEALASLPYEADSDDDVTLPHEVVGISVEQNVSLQAAWRIWRGLSQQEVAEKLGISQSAVSQLESPDSRPQKRTREKLAALYGCQPEQLVQYR from the coding sequence ATGCTCAATGCACAAATTATTCATGATAAACAGGGCAACCCCGAATATGCGGTTATCCCCTATGAACTTTACCTCTCAATGCTGGCGCAGCTCGAAGATGACGAGGCGCTGGCGTCATTGCCGTATGAAGCCGACAGCGACGATGACGTCACGCTGCCGCATGAGGTGGTGGGTATTAGCGTTGAGCAGAACGTGAGTTTACAGGCCGCGTGGCGTATCTGGCGCGGGCTGTCGCAGCAGGAGGTGGCTGAAAAACTCGGCATCAGTCAGTCTGCCGTGTCTCAGCTCGAATCCCCTGACTCGCGCCCGCAAAAACGCACCCGCGAAAAGCTGGCGGCGCTTTATGGCTGCCAGCCGGAACAACTCGTGCAATACCGTTGA
- the cstA gene encoding pyruvate/proton symporter CstA, protein MTNSGKYLIWAGLSVLGAFALGYIALNRGEQINALWIVVAAVCIYLIAYRFYGLFIAKKVLAVDGTRMTPAVRHNDGLDYVPTDKKVLFGHHFAAIAGAGPLVGPVLAAQMGYLPGMIWILAGVVLAGAVQDFMVLFVSTRRDGRSLGELVKEEMGNTAGVIALVACFMIMIIILAVLAMIVVKALTHSPWGTYTVAFTIPLALFMGIYIRYLRPGRIGEVSVIGLVMLVFAIISGGWVAESETWAPWFDFTGVQLTWMLVGYGFVAAVLPVWLLLAPRDYLSTFLKIGTIVGLAIGILIMRPTLTMPAMTKFIDGTGPVWTGNLFPFLFITIACGAVSGFHALIASGTTPKMLANENQACFIGYGGMLMESFVAIMALVSACVIDPGVYFAMNSPMAVLAPAGTADVVASAAQVVSGWGFQITPQTLSQIANEVGEQTIISRAGGAPTLAVGMAYILHGALGGLMDVSFWYHFAILFEALFILTAVDAGTRAARFMLQDLLGVISPGLKRTDSLPANLLATALCVLAWGYFLHQGVVDPLGGINTLWPLFGIANQMLAGMALMLCAVVLFKMKRQRYAWVALVPTAWLLICTLTAGWQKAFSPDNKVGFLAIANKFQAILDSGTLPAQYTEAQLSQLVFNNRLDAGLTIFFMVVVVVLALFSIKTALAALKHDKPTASETPYEPMPAGTEQVVTQAKNAH, encoded by the coding sequence ATGACGAACTCAGGGAAATACCTTATCTGGGCGGGGCTCTCCGTGTTGGGTGCCTTCGCGCTGGGCTACATCGCGCTTAACCGCGGCGAGCAGATCAACGCGCTGTGGATAGTTGTCGCCGCCGTCTGTATTTATCTCATCGCTTACCGGTTCTATGGCCTGTTTATCGCGAAAAAGGTGCTCGCCGTCGACGGGACGCGCATGACGCCCGCGGTGCGCCATAACGACGGGCTCGACTACGTGCCTACCGATAAAAAAGTGCTGTTCGGTCACCATTTTGCGGCAATCGCGGGCGCCGGGCCGCTGGTAGGGCCGGTGCTGGCGGCGCAAATGGGCTATCTGCCCGGTATGATCTGGATCCTCGCGGGCGTGGTGCTGGCCGGTGCGGTGCAGGATTTTATGGTGCTGTTTGTCTCCACCCGTCGCGACGGGCGCTCGCTCGGCGAACTGGTAAAAGAGGAGATGGGCAACACGGCGGGCGTCATCGCGCTCGTCGCCTGCTTTATGATAATGATCATCATCCTGGCGGTGCTGGCGATGATCGTCGTGAAAGCGCTGACCCACAGCCCCTGGGGCACCTACACCGTCGCTTTTACCATTCCGCTCGCCCTTTTTATGGGCATCTATATTCGCTATCTGCGGCCAGGACGCATCGGCGAGGTCTCGGTCATTGGCCTCGTGATGCTGGTCTTTGCGATTATCTCCGGCGGCTGGGTGGCCGAAAGCGAAACCTGGGCGCCGTGGTTTGACTTCACGGGCGTACAGCTGACCTGGATGCTGGTGGGCTACGGCTTTGTGGCGGCGGTGCTGCCGGTCTGGCTGCTGCTGGCCCCGCGCGACTACCTCTCTACCTTCCTGAAAATCGGCACGATTGTCGGTCTCGCCATCGGCATTCTGATCATGCGCCCGACGCTGACCATGCCCGCGATGACCAAATTTATCGACGGCACCGGCCCGGTCTGGACCGGCAACCTGTTCCCGTTCCTGTTTATTACTATCGCGTGCGGCGCGGTATCAGGCTTCCACGCGCTGATTGCCTCCGGCACCACGCCAAAAATGCTGGCCAATGAAAATCAGGCCTGTTTTATCGGTTACGGCGGGATGCTGATGGAGTCGTTTGTGGCGATCATGGCGCTGGTGTCGGCCTGCGTGATTGACCCCGGCGTCTATTTCGCGATGAACAGCCCGATGGCGGTGCTGGCGCCTGCCGGTACGGCGGATGTGGTCGCCTCCGCCGCGCAGGTAGTCAGCGGCTGGGGCTTCCAGATAACGCCGCAGACCCTGAGCCAGATAGCGAATGAGGTCGGCGAGCAGACGATTATTTCGCGGGCGGGCGGCGCGCCGACGCTCGCGGTGGGCATGGCCTACATTCTCCACGGTGCGCTTGGCGGCCTGATGGACGTATCATTCTGGTATCACTTCGCTATCCTGTTCGAGGCGCTGTTTATCCTGACGGCGGTCGATGCCGGTACCCGCGCCGCGCGCTTTATGCTCCAGGATTTGCTGGGCGTAATCTCGCCTGGGCTTAAGCGTACCGACTCACTGCCCGCGAACCTGCTGGCGACGGCGCTATGCGTGCTGGCGTGGGGGTATTTCCTGCATCAGGGCGTGGTGGATCCGCTTGGCGGCATCAATACGCTGTGGCCGCTGTTCGGTATCGCCAACCAGATGCTCGCGGGCATGGCCCTGATGCTCTGCGCCGTAGTGCTGTTTAAAATGAAACGCCAGCGCTACGCGTGGGTGGCGCTGGTGCCGACTGCGTGGCTGCTGATTTGTACGCTGACGGCGGGCTGGCAGAAGGCGTTCAGCCCGGATAATAAAGTGGGCTTTCTGGCTATCGCTAATAAGTTTCAGGCGATCCTGGACAGCGGCACCCTTCCGGCGCAGTACACCGAGGCGCAGTTAAGCCAGCTGGTGTTTAATAACCGTCTCGACGCGGGCCTGACCATTTTCTTTATGGTCGTGGTGGTGGTGCTGGCGCTGTTTTCCATCAAAACCGCGCTGGCGGCGTTGAAGCACGATAAACCGACCGCCAGCGAAACGCCGTATGAGCCAATGCCTGCCGGTACGGAGCAGGTCGTCACGCAGGCGAAAAACGCGCATTGA
- the fepB gene encoding Fe2+-enterobactin ABC transporter substrate-binding protein: MRAILAASLLVLGISSLSQAADWPRQITDSRGVQTLDKAPQRIVSTSVTLTGSLLAIDAPVVASGATSPGNRVADGQGFLRQWGEVAKARHVERLYIGEPNAEAVAAQMPDLILVSATGGDSALALYEQFSAIAPTLVINYDDKSWQQLLTQLGEITGHEKQAAARIAQFDKQLAQAKTHMALPPQPVSALVYNPAAHGANLWTADSAQGKLLGQLGFTLAPPPAAHGLTSMGKRHDIIQLGGETLAAGLNGETLLLFAGDDNDAAALMRDPLLAHLPAVQHKRVYALGTETFRLDYYSASLLLKRLETLFKA; this comes from the coding sequence CTGCGCGCCATACTCGCCGCCAGCCTGCTGGTTTTAGGAATTTCCTCACTTTCACAGGCGGCGGACTGGCCGCGCCAGATAACCGACAGCCGCGGCGTGCAGACGCTTGATAAAGCGCCGCAGCGTATTGTCTCGACCAGCGTCACGCTGACCGGGTCGCTGCTGGCGATTGACGCGCCGGTCGTGGCGAGCGGCGCCACCTCGCCGGGCAACCGCGTCGCCGACGGCCAGGGGTTCCTGCGCCAGTGGGGAGAAGTGGCGAAAGCGCGTCACGTAGAACGGCTGTATATCGGCGAGCCGAACGCCGAAGCCGTGGCCGCGCAGATGCCGGATCTCATTCTGGTCAGCGCCACCGGCGGCGATTCCGCGCTGGCGCTCTATGAGCAGTTTTCCGCTATCGCCCCGACGCTTGTGATTAATTACGACGACAAAAGCTGGCAGCAATTGTTAACCCAGCTTGGCGAGATCACCGGCCATGAGAAACAGGCGGCCGCGCGCATCGCGCAGTTTGATAAACAGCTCGCGCAGGCGAAAACGCACATGGCACTGCCGCCGCAGCCCGTGAGCGCGCTGGTCTATAACCCGGCGGCGCACGGCGCGAATCTCTGGACCGCAGATTCGGCGCAGGGAAAACTGCTCGGCCAGCTCGGCTTTACGCTCGCGCCACCGCCCGCCGCGCACGGCCTGACCAGCATGGGCAAACGCCACGATATCATTCAGCTCGGCGGGGAGACGCTGGCGGCAGGGCTTAACGGCGAGACGCTGCTGTTGTTCGCGGGCGATGATAACGACGCGGCGGCGCTAATGCGCGATCCGCTGCTGGCGCATCTTCCGGCAGTGCAGCACAAACGGGTCTACGCGCTTGGCACCGAAACCTTCCGTCTCGACTACTACAGCGCCAGCCTGCTGCTGAAGAGGCTTGAGACGCTGTTTAAAGCATAA
- a CDS encoding type II toxin-antitoxin system RelE family toxin, producing MDIRWTKRAYKQLGAVPESDRLMLCKKVAALATEDARLDIVKLAGLKPRYRLRVGNYRVIYERVAGVPVICLILDVKRRTTTTYLN from the coding sequence ATGGACATCAGATGGACAAAGCGGGCGTACAAACAACTGGGCGCCGTACCGGAAAGCGACAGGCTCATGCTCTGTAAGAAAGTCGCCGCGCTCGCCACCGAAGACGCCAGGCTGGATATCGTAAAGCTGGCGGGGCTGAAGCCACGCTACCGGCTGCGGGTGGGGAATTATCGGGTGATTTACGAGCGCGTGGCGGGCGTTCCGGTTATCTGCCTCATTCTGGACGTTAAACGCAGAACCACAACCACTTACCTTAATTAA